One window of the Candidatus Palauibacter australiensis genome contains the following:
- a CDS encoding lipase family protein: MTSIDRDFGDLAVMRVPVKRAAYSRRTAWTMAILAELAYTPFDEESEQHILDLAEELATLTDRERIADRLVKFRKTLRGFDGAPEAERRNQKLRAALACGGFQLVGSVLYDPGTDTQGFVAARRDDEGTGMAVICFRGTTRIRDWMTNLDIAPRSIENPRTGAPIGNMHKGFHNAYRSVHDQIGERLKGLEDLPLYITGHSLGGALAVVATWYQSSQRLAACYTFGAPRVGDQGLIDRFKTPIYRIVNGPDPVSLVPPAGFGLEIVKAIFRVLGVFLPFWGWAAWVTDKLIRNQRFRHYGYMRYLTVAKPGPDGSYPGLRLEFALSTPDRLARFIRLRTSGTGDRIDKYHDIARYRNKLRAHALRANPP; this comes from the coding sequence ATGACCAGCATCGACCGTGATTTCGGTGATCTTGCCGTTATGCGCGTGCCCGTCAAGCGAGCTGCCTACAGCCGTCGCACCGCGTGGACAATGGCGATCCTGGCCGAACTCGCCTACACGCCGTTCGACGAGGAGTCCGAGCAGCACATTCTGGATCTCGCGGAGGAACTTGCGACGCTGACGGACCGCGAAAGGATCGCCGATCGGTTGGTAAAGTTTCGGAAGACGCTCCGCGGATTCGATGGCGCGCCGGAAGCAGAGCGCAGGAATCAGAAGCTTCGGGCGGCGCTTGCCTGCGGCGGATTCCAATTGGTGGGTTCGGTCCTGTACGATCCCGGGACGGACACGCAGGGGTTCGTCGCGGCGCGGCGCGACGACGAAGGCACCGGTATGGCAGTGATCTGCTTTCGCGGCACCACCCGGATCCGAGACTGGATGACGAATCTGGATATCGCGCCGCGGTCGATCGAGAACCCGAGGACTGGCGCGCCCATCGGCAACATGCATAAGGGGTTCCACAACGCCTACCGCTCCGTGCACGACCAGATCGGCGAGCGCCTCAAAGGTCTCGAGGACCTGCCGCTCTATATCACGGGCCACTCCCTGGGCGGAGCGCTCGCCGTCGTCGCGACCTGGTATCAGAGTTCGCAACGCCTGGCTGCCTGCTACACGTTCGGCGCGCCCCGCGTGGGAGACCAGGGCTTGATCGACCGGTTCAAGACGCCGATCTACCGGATCGTAAACGGTCCGGATCCGGTCTCGTTAGTGCCACCGGCTGGCTTCGGACTCGAGATCGTCAAAGCCATATTCCGTGTTCTGGGAGTCTTCCTGCCGTTTTGGGGATGGGCAGCGTGGGTCACGGACAAGCTCATTCGCAATCAGCGGTTCCGGCACTACGGATACATGCGATATCTGACGGTGGCGAAACCCGGACCGGACGGGAGTTACCCGGGGCTTCGACTGGAGTTCGCTTTATCTACGCCCGATCGCCTGGCCCGGTTCATCAGGCTGCGAACATCGGGAACGGGAGACCGCATCGACAAGTACCATGACATTGCCCGATACCGAAACAAGCTGCGCGCTCATGCGCTGAGGGCGAACCCGCCTTAG